One genomic window of Methanosarcina acetivorans C2A includes the following:
- a CDS encoding alpha/beta fold hydrolase, with protein sequence MTAGYADFGDGKLYYEIEGNGETLVLIHAGFVDSRMWDEQWKAFTQHYRVLRFDMLGFGKSDPVTGPVSRRQDLYRLLQELGIEHARILGCSLGGETAIDFTLEHPELVRSLIVVSAAPGGFEMRGEPPALLLEMLQALEQGDLARVSDLQIRLWVDGSFRQPEQVDSRVRQRATEMNRIPVENGTWAIDDANPLSPLAPPAAGRLGDISIPVLVMAGALDNPEILRAADLLANEIEGAEKVIIPDTAHLPNMEKPAEFNRIVLGFLSRL encoded by the coding sequence ATGACTGCCGGATACGCTGACTTTGGAGACGGGAAGCTGTACTATGAAATTGAGGGAAACGGGGAGACCCTTGTGCTTATCCATGCGGGATTTGTTGACAGCCGCATGTGGGACGAGCAATGGAAAGCTTTTACTCAGCATTACAGGGTGCTTCGTTTTGATATGCTCGGGTTCGGGAAATCCGATCCCGTAACAGGCCCGGTTTCCCGCCGTCAGGACCTGTACCGCCTGCTGCAGGAACTCGGGATAGAACACGCACGCATACTGGGTTGCTCTCTGGGAGGAGAAACAGCTATTGATTTTACTCTCGAGCACCCTGAACTTGTGCGGTCGCTGATCGTTGTCAGCGCTGCTCCGGGAGGCTTTGAAATGCGGGGCGAACCTCCAGCTCTGCTTCTGGAGATGTTGCAGGCTCTTGAACAGGGGGACCTGGCCCGCGTAAGTGACCTGCAGATCCGTCTCTGGGTTGATGGCAGTTTCCGTCAGCCTGAGCAGGTGGACTCGCGCGTCCGTCAGCGGGCAACTGAGATGAACCGGATTCCGGTAGAGAATGGAACCTGGGCCATAGACGACGCCAATCCGCTTTCCCCTCTCGCCCCACCTGCTGCAGGGCGGCTTGGGGATATCAGCATTCCTGTATTGGTTATGGCTGGAGCCCTTGATAATCCTGAAATCCTGCGCGCAGCCGACCTGCTCGCTAACGAGATCGAAGGGGCAGAAAAGGTTATCATACCCGATACCGCCCACTTACCAAATATGGAAAAACCTGCTGAATTTAATCGTATTGTGTTGGGTTTCCTGAGCCGGCTGTGA
- a CDS encoding DUF2892 domain-containing protein, with protein sequence MITDFGELVRGDRVRAHTSPEINEAIDREIAASVRFYAGKTHYEISKRIEELDNEWDIGRFIEFRAGVVSIIGVALGFRKSKKWFILPLIAGSFLLQYAIQGWCPPVPVLRRFGIRTKQEIDVEKYALKALHGDFDRVFSQESETTRAKEKVSGSKGV encoded by the coding sequence TTGATAACTGATTTTGGAGAGCTTGTCAGGGGAGACAGGGTAAGGGCCCATACTTCTCCTGAAATTAATGAGGCAATCGACCGCGAAATTGCAGCATCGGTCCGGTTCTATGCGGGCAAGACCCATTACGAGATTTCAAAAAGAATCGAAGAGCTGGATAATGAATGGGATATAGGACGTTTTATTGAATTTCGTGCGGGAGTAGTTTCCATAATCGGAGTAGCGCTTGGTTTTAGAAAGAGCAAGAAATGGTTTATCCTGCCTTTAATAGCTGGAAGCTTCCTGCTTCAATATGCTATACAGGGCTGGTGCCCTCCGGTACCTGTGCTCCGAAGATTCGGGATCCGTACAAAACAGGAAATTGACGTGGAAAAATATGCCCTGAAAGCTCTGCACGGGGACTTTGACAGAGTTTTTTCTCAGGAAAGTGAAACGACCCGTGCAAAGGAAAAGGTCAGCGGCAGCAAAGGTGTTTAA
- a CDS encoding heavy metal translocating P-type ATPase, which produces MTKNAYKNSKGKNIRSLITRYQDFLLDPGTLFTMASGLILIIAIVAYPQNMLSDSNATDEGNWLYLLSALIGSSFIWWSAYQGIKERDFTADIPVTIATIAAIAIGQYSAAAVVAVLLLLGGMLEELVSARAGKALESLAKLLPDRVTVRRDGHDTVISLEDVQVGDTILVKSGERIAVDGTVLSGTASVNQAAITGESLPVDKQSGDTVFAGTLNETGAMEILATKVGKETTLGQIHRLIEEAQTQKPKIERLLNRHAKVYTPTAIILGGLLWWWSGDLTRAITMLIVFCPCVMVLATPTALVASVGNAALRGNLIKKGATVESMARIDTVIFDKTGTLTHGEPKLSGIIPLKNNDENDLLLLAAIAEKFSEHPLGKAVVRAAEEKGFSVPDPESFESVSGVGIKVKTSGKNIFIGRPKQVSGLNFAISNEVEENIEKQSQSGHNTVLMGIDNEIVGLLTFEDKIRPESKKSVKDLHKLGIKTIMVTGDSKAVAERIAKILGIDEVHAEVMPQEKVEIVKRLQLEGHKVIFVGDGVNDGPALVTADVGVAMGLTGTDVAIETAEVGLLSDDLLKISYLINISRKAIKTIWQNVAFSLSVLSVAVALTIPGILTPITGALLHELSSIPVIMNSARLITYEPKD; this is translated from the coding sequence ATGACAAAAAACGCTTATAAAAATTCAAAAGGAAAGAATATCCGGAGCCTTATTACCCGTTACCAGGATTTTTTACTTGATCCCGGAACGTTATTTACTATGGCAAGCGGGCTTATTCTGATAATAGCAATAGTTGCTTATCCGCAAAATATGCTGTCAGACAGCAATGCTACGGATGAGGGTAACTGGTTATATCTATTATCCGCATTGATCGGATCATCATTTATATGGTGGTCTGCTTACCAGGGGATTAAAGAAAGAGACTTTACGGCTGATATCCCTGTTACCATCGCAACAATTGCTGCTATTGCCATCGGGCAGTATTCGGCTGCTGCTGTCGTAGCCGTGCTTTTGCTCCTGGGAGGCATGCTGGAGGAACTTGTTTCCGCAAGAGCAGGAAAGGCGCTTGAATCTCTGGCAAAACTATTGCCTGATAGAGTCACTGTCAGGCGTGACGGACATGATACTGTAATTTCGCTTGAAGATGTTCAGGTAGGAGATACAATTCTGGTAAAGTCCGGGGAACGGATTGCTGTTGACGGAACCGTCCTTTCAGGTACTGCTTCGGTAAATCAGGCTGCTATTACCGGAGAAAGCCTGCCTGTTGACAAACAATCCGGAGACACGGTTTTTGCAGGAACTCTTAACGAAACGGGAGCAATGGAAATACTGGCCACTAAAGTAGGAAAAGAAACGACCCTTGGGCAAATCCACCGTCTGATTGAGGAAGCGCAGACTCAGAAGCCAAAAATAGAAAGGCTCTTGAATCGGCACGCTAAGGTTTACACCCCTACTGCAATTATCTTGGGCGGCCTGCTCTGGTGGTGGAGCGGGGACCTGACACGAGCAATAACCATGTTAATTGTCTTTTGCCCATGCGTAATGGTACTCGCTACACCTACAGCACTGGTAGCTTCGGTTGGCAATGCAGCGCTAAGGGGTAATCTCATTAAAAAAGGAGCTACCGTAGAATCCATGGCCAGGATAGACACCGTTATTTTTGATAAAACAGGGACATTAACCCACGGGGAACCAAAGCTTTCCGGGATCATACCATTGAAAAACAACGATGAGAATGACTTATTGTTGTTAGCAGCTATCGCAGAAAAATTTAGCGAGCATCCGCTTGGAAAAGCTGTTGTAAGAGCCGCAGAAGAGAAGGGATTCTCGGTTCCGGACCCCGAATCTTTTGAATCCGTGTCCGGAGTTGGCATAAAGGTTAAAACCAGCGGAAAAAACATCTTTATAGGCCGCCCTAAACAAGTATCCGGGTTGAATTTCGCGATTTCCAATGAGGTTGAAGAAAATATTGAAAAGCAATCTCAATCGGGCCACAATACCGTTCTAATGGGGATCGACAATGAAATCGTTGGATTGTTAACATTTGAGGATAAGATCAGACCGGAATCAAAAAAGTCTGTTAAGGATCTCCACAAACTGGGAATTAAGACGATAATGGTCACCGGGGATAGCAAAGCGGTTGCAGAAAGGATAGCTAAAATCCTTGGTATAGACGAGGTACATGCTGAAGTAATGCCTCAAGAAAAGGTAGAAATCGTAAAACGTCTACAGCTGGAAGGCCATAAAGTTATATTCGTAGGTGACGGAGTAAATGACGGCCCCGCACTTGTAACGGCTGATGTCGGGGTAGCCATGGGACTTACGGGGACAGATGTGGCGATAGAGACAGCAGAAGTTGGGCTGCTATCAGATGACCTCTTAAAAATTTCATACCTCATAAACATCTCGAGAAAGGCTATAAAGACTATCTGGCAAAATGTTGCCTTCTCACTTAGCGTCCTCTCTGTGGCAGTCGCATTAACCATACCTGGGATACTTACCCCGATAACCGGAGCATTATTACACGAACTCTCCTCAATTCCGGTGATAATGAATTCGGCAAGGCTGATTACATACGAACCCAAAGATTGA
- a CDS encoding transglutaminase-like domain-containing protein has product MDTDSLSGELVSNEVNKLLPDEGTVPEEELNAGDVDLTDSNETAESITFSGIPEVPTYSEERTGFVYPREYRILSLNFQRAISSGEESIGEEVFNITGKISGFNMEDACDVYNYVNRQWNYRYDKNAEFFFGASQTIDSGYSGDCDDYSIVMSAILENMGFNTRVVTAYNESYGHAYPELYIGDNRETAYTILDYIEKRYPYAENVWYSERVLEDGQTTQYWLNFDWSGSNGYRHPGGEYFRGGCVIYYPNGLIEF; this is encoded by the coding sequence ATGGATACTGACAGCCTTAGTGGAGAGCTTGTCAGTAATGAGGTGAATAAACTGCTGCCTGATGAGGGTACGGTTCCGGAAGAAGAGTTAAATGCTGGAGATGTAGACCTTACCGACAGCAATGAAACTGCAGAAAGTATTACCTTCTCAGGTATTCCTGAAGTGCCCACGTATTCCGAAGAGAGAACAGGCTTCGTTTATCCCAGAGAATACAGGATACTCTCCCTGAACTTCCAGAGGGCTATAAGCTCAGGAGAGGAAAGTATAGGAGAAGAGGTCTTCAATATCACAGGAAAGATTTCAGGATTCAATATGGAAGATGCCTGTGATGTTTACAATTACGTAAACAGGCAATGGAACTACAGGTACGATAAAAACGCCGAGTTTTTCTTCGGGGCTTCCCAGACGATCGACAGCGGATATTCGGGAGACTGCGACGACTACTCCATTGTCATGTCTGCCATATTGGAAAATATGGGCTTCAATACAAGGGTAGTTACGGCATACAACGAGTCCTATGGGCATGCTTATCCTGAACTTTACATAGGGGACAACAGGGAGACGGCTTACACCATACTGGATTATATTGAAAAGCGGTATCCTTATGCCGAAAACGTCTGGTACTCGGAAAGGGTGCTTGAGGACGGGCAGACAACGCAGTACTGGCTCAACTTCGACTGGAGCGGGTCAAACGGGTACAGACACCCCGGAGGCGAATACTTCCGTGGGGGATGCGTCATATACTACCCTAACGGCCTTATCGAGTTCTAA
- the cfbA gene encoding sirohydrochlorin nickelochelatase, whose protein sequence is MTEKLGILAIGHGSKLPYNKEVVSQIADYIAQKHSDVVVRAGFMENSEPTLEEAIAGFAGTGVTKIAAVPVFLASGVHITKDIPGILSLDEKGCGILNIDGKDVPLCYAKPLGADELIADLVFKRVQEAL, encoded by the coding sequence ATGACTGAGAAACTCGGAATCCTGGCCATCGGCCACGGGAGCAAGCTTCCTTACAACAAGGAAGTAGTCAGCCAGATCGCAGATTACATCGCCCAGAAGCACAGCGATGTTGTTGTCAGAGCAGGGTTTATGGAAAACAGTGAACCGACCCTGGAAGAAGCAATTGCAGGTTTTGCAGGCACAGGAGTAACAAAGATTGCAGCAGTACCGGTCTTCCTTGCATCAGGTGTCCACATCACAAAGGACATCCCTGGAATCCTGAGTCTGGACGAAAAAGGCTGTGGAATTCTTAATATCGATGGAAAGGACGTTCCCCTCTGCTACGCAAAGCCCCTCGGCGCCGACGAACTGATTGCAGACCTCGTTTTCAAGAGGGTTCAGGAAGCCCTGTAA